Below is a genomic region from Microbacterium esteraromaticum.
AGACGTCGTCGTTGAGCTGCGTCAGCTGCGTGAGGACTCGCTGGTCGGCCGTGTTGCGCTCCTTCAGGGCGTCGATCGCGACGCCGAGCCGCTGCGCGGCCTCGGATCCGGGCTGCGTGTCATCGAGAACGGCCTGCAGCTCGTCGAGAGCGTCGGCGTTCGTCTCGATCACAGCGGTCAGGTCGTCGACCGTGGTGCCGACCGCCACGTTCGCCTGCTGGAGTCCTGCGGCGAGTGTCGCGATCGAGCCGTTCATCCTGGCGGCGGCATCCGCGATGAGGGTCGACCCCGAGACGTAGGCCGAGGTGACGCTGTCGGTGAGGGTCAGCAGCTCCTGCTGCGCCTCTGCCGCGATCCTCTGCGCCTCGGCGACGGCTCCCTGCACCTCTCCGAGCGTGCGATCCACGGTGTCGAGGGTGCCGGATGCCCGGTCGATGCCGTTTCCGGCATCATCGAGTCCCGTCCGCAGCTCGGTGAGTCGGACGCGCGCGGATGAGATCTTCGCCGTCGCATCGTCGAGAGCGCTGACCGTGGAGTCGCGGGCGTCGCCGAGGCGGTCCTCGGCATCCAGGCCTGCCTTCCGCAGCTGCTCGCTGACGGCCTCGGCCACGGTCGACACGAACGTGCTGTTGATCTGGTTGTCGAGCGTCGAGGCGCCCACATCGGTGATCTTCGGGGCGATCGCGTTCGCCTTCTCGTTGACGTAGTACGTCAGCTCAGGACGTGTGAAATCGCCGGTGGTGATGCTGAGGAAGTCACGGCTGAAGTCGGGCGGGATGATGATGGCGGCGTAGCTGCTGCCGCTGCGCACGGCGTCCATGGCCTCGTCCTCGTCGACGAAGGTCCATCCCAGCTTGTCGTTCTGCTTCAGCTGGCCGACGAGCTCGCCTCCGATGTCGATGCGACCGGTGAGCTCCGATGACGCGCCCTCGTCCTGATCGACGATCGCGACGCTGACCTGCTGGGTGTTCGAGTACGGATCCCAGAACGCGACGATGTTGAACCAGGCGTACAGCGACGGGGTGACGATGACGCCGATGATGATGATCCACGCCTTGCTGACGCGCGCCAGCCGGCCGAGGTCGCGGCGGTACACGCTCCAGGCGTTCGGCCTGCCCGGCGTGGGTTCTGCGCTCACGCGGGCACGTCCGTGATGTCGGGGTGCGCGCTGAGCAGGTCGTCGGCCTCGCGCCATGAGAGACCGGCGATGCTGAGCACGGTGCGCACGGCGAGGTTCGCGGCGCCGCTGCTGGTGGCATCCGTGCCGGCGACCACGGTGCGGGCGACCACGGTGCGGGCGACCTCTTCGATCAGGCGCGAGAGGGTGGGCGCGGCGAGGTCGGCGCGGAAGCTGCCGTCATCCTGTCCCCGCTGGACGAGCTGCGAGACGGCGCGGCGCAGCGGGGCGAGGGCGTCGGCGGTGTGCTCGACATGGGCCTCGTCGAGGGCGAGTGCTGCGATGAACTGCACGTGGGCGGCCTCCTGCCACAGGCGCGCGGCGAGCCGCGCCAGTGCGATGCGCGCGTCGGGGTCGGTGACCGATTCGGCGATCGCGTTGAAGCGCTGCGCACCGGTGACGATCAGCTCGCGGATCAGCGCGTCGCGGTCGTCGAAGTGGCCGTACAGCGTGCGGCGGCTCAGTCCGGCGCTGCGGGCGATGACGTCGACGCTGGCGTGGGGGTCGATCGCGAGGGTGCTGCGCGCGGCGTCGAGGATGCCGGCGCGGTTGGCGCGCGCGTCGGAGCGAGGTGGGCGAGGCATGCCTCAAGGATACTTATGTTGCACATGGCTGTGCAACATAATCGGCGAACTCTCAGGTCCGGGTGCGTTCGCTGCCAGCGCCCACGCGCGCCGATGCCACGCAAAGGAGGGCGGATGCCGAAGCATCCGCCCTCCTTCGAACGGGGGGATCAGTCGGCGCCGAAGTCGAACGCGCCGCCCTCCGAGGCCAGATCGACCGCCTCGGCGAGCTGCTCGTCGTCGGTCTCGGACGCCGAGATCTCGGCCGCGCCGCCCGCAGTGACCTTGCCGACGAGTTCGCCGGTGGCACCGCCGACGAGACCGAGGCCCGCGTACTGCTCGAGACGCGAGCGGGAGTCGGCGATGTCGAGGTTGCGCATCGTGAGCTGGCCGATGCGGTCGACCGGGCCGAAGGCAGCGTCGCCGACGCGCTCCATCGAGAGCTTCTCGGGGCCGTACGAGAGGTTCGGCGAGACGGTGTCGAGGATCGTCCAGTCGTCGCCGCGGCGCAGGCGGATCGTGACCGTGCCCGAGATGGTCAGGCCCACCCAGCGCTGGATCGACTCGCGCAGCATCAGCGACTGCGGCTCGAGCCAGCGCCCCTCGTACATCAGGCGGCCCAGGCGGCGGCCCTGCTCGTGATAGGTCGCCAGGGTGTCTTCGTTCAGGATGCCGTTGACCAGGCGCTCGTAGGCGATGAACAGCAGCGCCATGCCCGGCGCCTCGTAGATGCCGCGCGACTTCGCCTCGATGATGCGGTTCTCGATCTGGTCGCTCATCCCGAGTCCGTGGCGGCCGCCGATCGTGTTGGCCTCCATGACCAGGGCGACCGGGTCGCTGAACTCGGCGCCGTTGATGGCGACCGGACGGCCGCCCTCGAACGTGATCGTGACGTCCTCGGTCTCGATCTCGACCGACGGGTCCCAGAACCTCACGCCCATGATCGGGTCGACCGTCTCGAGCGACACGTTCAGATGCTCGAGGGTCTTCGCCTCGTGCGTGGCGCCCCAGATGTTGGCATCC
It encodes:
- a CDS encoding TetR/AcrR family transcriptional regulator, which gives rise to MPRPPRSDARANRAGILDAARSTLAIDPHASVDVIARSAGLSRRTLYGHFDDRDALIRELIVTGAQRFNAIAESVTDPDARIALARLAARLWQEAAHVQFIAALALDEAHVEHTADALAPLRRAVSQLVQRGQDDGSFRADLAAPTLSRLIEEVARTVVARTVVAGTDATSSGAANLAVRTVLSIAGLSWREADDLLSAHPDITDVPA
- the argG gene encoding argininosuccinate synthase — protein: MSKVLQSLPVGEKVGIAFSGGLDTSVAVAWMREKGAVPFTYTGDLGQYDESDIASIPGRALEYGAEASRLVDAKTALVEEGFVALSCGAFHIRSGGKTYFNTTPLGRAVTGTLLVRAMREDGVDIWGDGSTYKGNDIERFYRYGLLANPRLRIYKPWLDADFVTELGGRQEMSEWLVERGFPYRDSAEKAYSTDANIWGATHEAKTLEHLNVSLETVDPIMGVRFWDPSVEIETEDVTITFEGGRPVAINGAEFSDPVALVMEANTIGGRHGLGMSDQIENRIIEAKSRGIYEAPGMALLFIAYERLVNGILNEDTLATYHEQGRRLGRLMYEGRWLEPQSLMLRESIQRWVGLTISGTVTIRLRRGDDWTILDTVSPNLSYGPEKLSMERVGDAAFGPVDRIGQLTMRNLDIADSRSRLEQYAGLGLVGGATGELVGKVTAGGAAEISASETDDEQLAEAVDLASEGGAFDFGAD